The following proteins are co-located in the Aquarana catesbeiana isolate 2022-GZ linkage group LG02, ASM4218655v1, whole genome shotgun sequence genome:
- the LOC141129681 gene encoding olfactory receptor 5AS1-like, with amino-acid sequence MERNQTVVTGFILLGFTNRNDLMVVLFIVFLLIYVFTLLGNICIIAVTFFNTGLHKPMYFFLGNLAFLDIIYSTVIAPKMLSTFLMKDKSITYSACVVQMFLFAVLITSESVLLAIMAYDRYLAICNPLRYPAIMTMRFCAWLILGAYLNGLIQSLFHTCFTFRLTFCKTEISYFFCDMPPLLKLSCSDTSVNELILFTFCGFNEGGSALVVIISYFFIIHSLLKIRPEHGRSKAASTCISHFVVFTLYYGSLFFIYLRPGSSHSMEADRVASVVYTVAIPMLNPIIYSLRNSEFKASFRKLLSCRFSMS; translated from the coding sequence ATGGTCGTCTTGTTTATTGTGTTTCTCTTGATCTATGTCTTCACGCTATTGGGCAATATTTGCATTATAGCCGTTACATTCTTTAACACCGGCCTGCATAAGCCGATGTATTTCTTTTTAGGAAATCTTGCATTTTTAGACATTATCTATTCAACAGTAATAGCCCCCAAAATGCTTTCTACCTTCCTAATGAAAGACAAATCCATCACCTATTCGGCGTGCGTGGTTCAGATGTTCCTCTTCGCAGTGCTGATCACATCTGAGAGCGTACTCCTTGCCATCATGGCTTACGATCGATACCTTGCCATCTGCAATCCCTTGCGGTATCCGGCCATAATGACCATGAGGTTCTGTGCCTGGCTCATCCTTGGGGCTTATCTGAATGGCCTCATCCAGTCCTTATTTCACACTTGTTTTACTTTTCGCCTGACCTTTTGTAAGACTGAAATAAGTTACTTTTTCTGTGATATGCCACCTCTGTTGAAACTCTCTTGTTCGGATACGTCCGTCAATGAATTGATCTTATTCACTTTCTGTGGATTCAACGAGGGCGGCTCAGCTCTTGTGGTCATCATTTCCTACTTTTTCATTATCCATTCTCTACTTAAGATTCGTCCAGAACATGGCAGAAGTAAAGCCGCATCTACTTGTATTTCCCACTTTGTAGTGTTTACACTTTACTACGGAAGCCTATTCTTCATCTACCTGAGACCGGGAAGTAGCCATTCAATGGAGGCGGACAGAGTGGCCTCTGTGGTCTATACAGTAGCCATACCAATGTTAAACCCAATCATCTACAGCTTAAGGAACAGTGAATTTAAGGCATCATTCCGGAAACTTTTGTCATGCAGATTTTCTATGTCCTAA